CCTGTGGGGCGATAAATGTTTTGATAATTCCGGGACCATGCCCGCACCGAATCCTGGTAAATGGCGTGGGCCAGCATTTCCATCGAACAGAACTGACCCCACCGCATCAACTGCTATAACCTGAGTGGACAACCCGTGTGCAGCTACATACCCTAAACAACCCCCAACCGTTCCCGTGGTGCTTACCGCCACCAGAAGATAATCAGGGGCACCGCCAAGTTGTTCGACGATTTCAGTCATTGTTCCTTGTTCGTGTGCCTGAAAAGCCGCTGTGTTTGAATATTGGTCAAGACAGATCGCTTCAGACATCTGAGCACATAGCTGCGCAACACGTTTTCTTCGTGCTACTAGCCAATCTCCAGTTTCGTAATCCGGTTCTGTAATCTCATGCACTATGGTTCCCAGTGCCTTCATGTGCGCTATTGTGTTGCGGTTAGCACGCGGATCTACAACGCAATGGAAAGTCCAGCCGCCTAGGACCGCTTCTCGAGACAAGGCGATCCCTA
Above is a genomic segment from Corynebacterium suranareeae containing:
- a CDS encoding pyridoxal-phosphate dependent enzyme is translated as MNSGPFQSTDELIGKTPLVRLGRFNANTTINLWAKMESYNPGGSAKDRTAHAMVLASDLRPGDTVVESSSGNLGIALSREAVLGGWTFHCVVDPRANRNTIAHMKALGTIVHEITEPDYETGDWLVARRKRVAQLCAQMSEAICLDQYSNTAAFQAHEQGTMTEIVEQLGGAPDYLLVAVSTTGTVGGCLGYVAAHGLSTQVIAVDAVGSVLFDGNAGPRHLPGFGAGMVPELSKHLSPHRVFRIDDKTSVEAARKMAKTEAILPGASGGAVLAAMEILCPDIPAGSNVVVILHDDGNKYLDTIYNDEWVEENLCSR